The proteins below come from a single Borreliella afzelii genomic window:
- the rplA gene encoding 50S ribosomal protein L1 codes for MSKKGKKYIEAFSKVDKSKFYSIEDAISLLKEIKFVKFDETIDISVNLNLKKNHTVRDTIVLPNQFMKPKRILVFAKGDRADEARAFGATYVGDDDLINKIKSGWDEFDIVVATPDMMKDVGRLGPILGKRGLMPNPKTQTVTNNLKDAINSLKKGRTEFRANKNGVISFSFGKSSMDNEKIKENYEEFIKEVVKKRPSDLKGTFIDSIYISSTMGPSIRVEFVWR; via the coding sequence ATGTCAAAAAAGGGTAAAAAATATATTGAAGCTTTTTCTAAAGTAGATAAAAGTAAATTTTATAGCATTGAAGATGCAATTTCATTGTTAAAAGAAATTAAATTTGTTAAATTTGATGAAACCATAGATATATCTGTTAACCTTAATTTAAAAAAGAATCATACCGTTAGAGACACTATAGTTTTGCCAAATCAGTTTATGAAGCCAAAAAGAATACTTGTTTTTGCAAAAGGGGATCGAGCTGATGAGGCTAGAGCTTTTGGTGCAACTTATGTTGGGGATGATGATCTTATAAATAAGATTAAAAGCGGTTGGGATGAATTTGACATTGTTGTTGCAACTCCTGATATGATGAAGGACGTTGGAAGACTTGGTCCTATTTTAGGGAAAAGGGGCCTAATGCCTAATCCAAAGACTCAAACAGTCACAAATAATCTTAAGGATGCAATCAATAGCCTTAAAAAAGGCCGAACAGAATTTAGAGCAAATAAAAATGGTGTAATAAGCTTTTCTTTTGGTAAATCTTCTATGGACAATGAAAAGATAAAAGAAAATTATGAGGAATTTATTAAGGAAGTTGTTAAAAAAAGACCGAGTGACTTAAAGGGAACTTTTATAGATAGTATTTATATTTCATCTACTATGGGGCCTTCTATAAGAGTTGAGTTTGTTTGGAGGTGA
- the rplJ gene encoding 50S ribosomal protein L10: MSTKINSKKLEMFDLLKKFIDSKQNIFFLDYRGLSVSQLTDLRNKIEGEHGALKVVKNNIMKMVLKEKNIDVVDSCLVGPTVVVTALEEANVIAKIFYDFVKTTTLKVKGGFVLGEFYDEAKVQAYSKLPTKKESISLFASVLKAPVSKLVRTLKALADVKN; encoded by the coding sequence ATGAGCACAAAGATAAATTCTAAAAAGTTGGAAATGTTTGATTTATTGAAAAAATTTATAGATAGTAAGCAAAATATTTTTTTCTTAGATTATAGAGGTTTGAGTGTGTCTCAGTTGACAGATCTTCGCAACAAAATAGAAGGAGAGCACGGAGCCTTAAAAGTTGTTAAAAATAATATAATGAAGATGGTTTTAAAAGAAAAGAATATTGATGTTGTTGATTCTTGTTTGGTTGGCCCTACAGTTGTTGTTACTGCATTAGAAGAGGCTAATGTAATAGCAAAAATTTTTTATGATTTTGTAAAAACTACTACTTTAAAAGTAAAGGGCGGCTTTGTTTTAGGGGAGTTTTATGATGAGGCTAAAGTTCAAGCTTATAGCAAGCTTCCTACCAAAAAAGAGTCTATTTCTTTATTTGCTAGTGTGTTAAAAGCGCCAGTTTCTAAGCTTGTAAGAACATTGAAAGCTTTGGCTGATGTTAAAAATTAA
- the rplL gene encoding 50S ribosomal protein L7/L12, producing the protein MALNKEDILTWLEGAKTMEVVELVTAIEEKFGVTAAVATSVGGAASTGSTDSEEQTEFDVILMSFGDSKINVIKEVRSITGLGLGEAKALVESAPKAIKEGLSKSDAEELKKKLEAVGAKVEVK; encoded by the coding sequence ATGGCACTAAATAAAGAAGATATTTTAACCTGGCTTGAGGGTGCAAAAACTATGGAAGTTGTTGAGCTTGTAACAGCTATTGAGGAAAAGTTTGGAGTGACTGCTGCTGTTGCTACTAGTGTAGGGGGCGCTGCTTCAACAGGTTCAACTGATTCTGAAGAACAAACCGAATTTGATGTAATTCTTATGTCTTTTGGTGATAGTAAGATAAATGTTATAAAAGAGGTTAGGTCTATTACAGGACTTGGTCTTGGAGAAGCTAAAGCTTTAGTTGAATCTGCTCCTAAAGCTATTAAAGAAGGTCTTTCTAAGTCAGATGCTGAGGAATTGAAAAAGAAACTTGAGGCAGTTGGCGCAAAAGTTGAAGTTAAATAA